In a genomic window of Thermoprotei archaeon:
- a CDS encoding MFS transporter, translating to MKRLYKIAYSLGALGSAISYQAFSTYFYFFYVDVVRLVVALASIGMMVYGVWNAVNDPLAGYLSDRYRTRWGRRKPYILFGFIPMALSFIIIWTPPASRDMILLFMYYTFVINLFDTVYTFVILNWTSLFPEMFSELSERAEVSAYRQLFGVVGLIFGIAAPPLIYSTLGWVWMGVFIAVITAITMYISLFGVYEKEEFKFDKPLNIKDALIATFHNKSFMTYISGNVGIELAYLLLAATAPFYTKYVLKVGAFETSLFFLTAFLSAIPMLYVWRKITVKYGAKRAYMLSIGYFGIMLLPALFAFDFVSGIVVAVLIGAGLSGSLLLPDVVISDVIDEDEVKTGVRREGMYFGINAFFIRISIVLQAIIIGFVLSITGYIPDIIPQPGIVEFGIRALMSIIPFVILFLSLIFVKEYPLDGQYLQRIKLELEELHKRKKTKLMQK from the coding sequence ATGAAGAGGTTATACAAAATTGCGTATAGTTTAGGTGCTTTGGGTTCTGCTATTTCTTATCAAGCGTTTTCTACATACTTTTATTTTTTCTATGTTGATGTGGTGAGGCTTGTTGTTGCTCTTGCCAGTATTGGGATGATGGTGTATGGTGTTTGGAATGCGGTAAATGATCCTTTGGCAGGGTATTTATCTGATAGGTATAGGACAAGGTGGGGTAGAAGAAAACCTTACATTTTGTTTGGATTTATACCGATGGCTTTGTCGTTTATAATTATTTGGACTCCGCCTGCTAGTAGAGATATGATACTGCTTTTTATGTATTATACTTTTGTTATCAATCTTTTTGACACTGTGTATACTTTTGTGATCCTGAATTGGACTAGCTTGTTTCCTGAAATGTTTTCTGAGTTGAGTGAGCGTGCTGAGGTATCAGCTTATAGACAGTTATTTGGAGTTGTTGGATTAATATTCGGAATTGCTGCGCCACCACTGATTTATAGTACTTTGGGTTGGGTATGGATGGGCGTATTTATCGCTGTGATTACTGCTATAACTATGTATATTTCATTGTTTGGAGTTTATGAAAAAGAGGAGTTTAAGTTTGATAAACCGCTTAATATAAAAGATGCTTTAATTGCAACTTTTCATAATAAGTCCTTTATGACTTATATTTCTGGTAACGTGGGAATAGAACTTGCATATTTGCTCTTGGCCGCGACAGCACCTTTTTATACAAAGTATGTGCTTAAAGTTGGAGCTTTTGAAACATCACTATTCTTTCTAACTGCATTTCTATCTGCCATACCAATGTTGTATGTTTGGCGTAAAATAACAGTAAAATATGGAGCAAAAAGAGCTTACATGTTATCCATTGGTTATTTTGGTATTATGTTGTTACCGGCTCTTTTTGCTTTTGATTTTGTTAGTGGTATCGTCGTGGCGGTATTAATTGGTGCGGGGCTTTCTGGATCATTATTACTTCCGGATGTAGTTATTTCTGATGTAATAGATGAGGACGAAGTGAAGACTGGTGTCAGAAGGGAAGGTATGTATTTTGGAATTAATGCTTTCTTTATTAGGATATCGATAGTTCTTCAAGCAATAATCATTGGTTTTGTTTTGTCCATCACAGGATACATTCCTGACATAATACCGCAACCTGGAATTGTAGAATTTGGAATAAGAGCGTTAATGTCTATAATACCCTTTGTAATATTGTTTTTGTCTTTAATTTTTGTAAAAGAATATCCGTTAGATGGCCAGTATTTGCAACGAATTAAGTTGGAGTTAGAAGAACTGCATAAAAGGAAAAAAACTAAACTGATGCAAAAATAA
- a CDS encoding saccharopine dehydrogenase NADP-binding domain-containing protein: MSKIIVLGGAGHIGSRIVKELRELNSSVEITIADKNVEKANDVAKDVGGSINVVDVDASVEDLVVSMLKGYDAAINAIGPFYRFGVPILRAAIRAGVNFVDINDDYDATLEALKLHEEAQKRNVTAIIGLGATPGITNLLAKYGSEKFDEVHEIGTYWVWTAIDPTMGPAIIDHYFHAITGMIKTYKDGAWVDIKALSEPERYEFPQPIGVWEVAHAGHPEPITIPHYIKVRSVYNKGGVWPSDLNDIAKAFSMLGLTSLKMMSIKEQAYVARDVAIAITLALPELTPPEEIERTISSLYERLGEYALTGVGLGVMVKGIKNGSAHIIKYGVACREASQATALPAALAALELASSQGFKSGVYPPEAGVVDVSKLLNGIKKVFTIEYSEVQYGTL; the protein is encoded by the coding sequence ATGTCTAAAATAATTGTTTTAGGTGGAGCCGGTCACATAGGTTCGAGGATTGTTAAGGAGCTTCGTGAACTTAACTCTAGTGTTGAGATAACTATTGCTGATAAGAATGTTGAGAAGGCTAATGATGTTGCTAAGGATGTTGGTGGGAGCATTAACGTTGTTGATGTTGATGCGTCTGTTGAGGATTTAGTTGTCAGTATGTTAAAGGGTTATGATGCTGCGATTAATGCTATCGGGCCTTTTTACAGATTTGGAGTACCTATTCTAAGGGCAGCCATACGTGCTGGTGTTAATTTTGTTGATATTAATGATGATTATGATGCTACTCTTGAGGCTCTTAAATTACACGAAGAGGCTCAAAAAAGAAATGTTACAGCTATTATTGGTCTGGGTGCTACACCTGGTATTACTAATCTTCTTGCTAAGTATGGTTCTGAAAAATTTGATGAAGTGCATGAGATTGGAACTTATTGGGTTTGGACTGCTATAGATCCAACGATGGGACCTGCGATCATAGATCATTATTTTCATGCTATAACTGGTATGATTAAAACATATAAGGATGGGGCTTGGGTTGATATAAAGGCTCTTTCTGAGCCTGAACGTTATGAATTCCCGCAGCCTATAGGTGTATGGGAGGTTGCGCATGCTGGTCATCCTGAGCCGATTACAATTCCGCATTATATTAAAGTTAGGAGTGTATATAATAAGGGTGGTGTTTGGCCGTCTGATCTTAATGATATTGCTAAAGCTTTTTCCATGTTAGGGCTTACAAGTTTGAAGATGATGAGTATTAAAGAGCAGGCTTATGTTGCTCGTGATGTTGCCATAGCTATAACTTTAGCATTACCTGAACTCACACCGCCAGAGGAAATAGAGAGGACGATTTCATCGCTCTATGAGAGGCTTGGTGAATATGCCTTAACTGGTGTGGGCTTAGGCGTTATGGTAAAGGGCATTAAGAATGGTAGTGCACATATAATTAAGTATGGTGTTGCCTGTAGAGAGGCCAGTCAGGCTACTGCTTTACCTGCTGCTCTTGCTGCATTGGAGCTTGCTTCTTCTCAAGGGTTTAAGAGTGGTGTGTATCCTCCTGAGGCAGGAGTCGTTGATGTTAGTAAACTTCTTAACGGAATAAAGAAAGTGTTTACTATTGAGTATTCAGAAGTGCAGTATGGGACTCTATAG
- a CDS encoding amino acid racemase, producing the protein MNKRILGVLGGMGPEASAYFYTLITKLTKAKKDQDHISMIIYSEPTIPDRTKAFLNKGPSPVPAMIKAIKFLEQNGAHIIAIPCNSAHYWINELKNNTNARIIDMIEEFSKDVKQLNYKKLGLIATTTIVQSKLYEKYLQQYNIQIILPQNQEQIMQAIYQIKAGKIKRARKTLKKAAKELEQKGTQAIIAGCTEIPLALKPKDTKIPLLDPMISLAKKSIIETKGPQALNQETYKKLWPTK; encoded by the coding sequence ATGAACAAAAGAATATTAGGAGTATTAGGAGGAATGGGACCAGAGGCATCAGCGTACTTCTATACACTCATAACAAAACTTACAAAAGCTAAAAAAGATCAAGATCATATAAGCATGATAATATACAGCGAACCAACAATACCAGACAGAACAAAAGCATTCCTAAACAAAGGACCGTCACCGGTCCCAGCAATGATAAAAGCAATAAAATTCTTAGAACAAAACGGAGCACACATAATAGCAATACCATGCAACAGTGCGCACTACTGGATTAATGAACTAAAGAATAACACAAACGCACGAATAATAGACATGATAGAAGAATTCTCAAAAGACGTAAAACAACTCAACTACAAAAAGCTTGGACTAATAGCAACCACAACAATAGTACAATCAAAACTATATGAAAAATACCTACAACAATACAACATACAAATAATACTACCACAAAACCAAGAACAAATCATGCAAGCAATCTATCAAATAAAAGCAGGAAAAATAAAGAGAGCAAGAAAAACACTCAAAAAAGCAGCAAAAGAACTAGAACAAAAAGGAACACAAGCAATCATAGCAGGATGCACAGAAATACCACTGGCACTAAAACCAAAAGACACAAAAATACCACTATTAGACCCAATGATAAGCCTAGCCAAAAAATCCATCATAGAAACAAAAGGACCACAAGCACTAAACCAAGAAACATATAAAAAACTATGGCCAACAAAATAA
- a CDS encoding pyridoxal phosphate-dependent aminotransferase yields the protein MSILDGIEPAATVSLNNLALELKRKGEDVISFAAGEPDFDTDKRIVDKAYESMLRGETHYTSSLGLYELRECIARKIREENNISVGPENVIVLPAKFAIYAALMSVVDRGDEVLIHDPYWVSYEAQVKLVGGRVVFFNFRDDFSLDIEDLKSKISSRSKVIIVNTPNNPTGAVFSKDSVKALVDIAKDHGLHIISDEIYEKLIYEGEHVSPASYDLNRVILVNGFSKAFAMTGWRIGYAVASEDLIKRMEKFVQHTLTCLPVFIQRAAIKALELGAEVYSKYVKEYKERRDFLLSELSGVRNLKIIKPAGTFYLFPRYEVDMDSQSIASMMLKKKKVLIVPGSAFGKNGEYHFRISFATSMKNVKEGARRIKEFFDEVENNL from the coding sequence ATGAGCATTTTGGATGGTATTGAGCCTGCAGCCACTGTTAGTTTAAATAACTTGGCTTTGGAGTTGAAGCGAAAGGGTGAGGATGTTATTTCTTTTGCTGCTGGTGAACCTGATTTTGATACTGACAAAAGGATCGTTGATAAAGCTTATGAATCTATGTTGAGGGGTGAGACTCATTACACTAGTTCGTTAGGTTTGTATGAGTTGAGGGAATGTATTGCTAGGAAGATTCGTGAAGAGAATAATATCTCTGTTGGTCCTGAGAACGTGATCGTTTTGCCTGCGAAATTTGCCATATATGCTGCTTTAATGAGCGTTGTGGATAGGGGCGATGAGGTTTTAATTCATGATCCTTATTGGGTTAGCTATGAGGCTCAAGTGAAACTTGTCGGTGGAAGAGTTGTCTTTTTTAATTTTCGTGATGATTTTTCATTAGATATTGAGGATTTGAAATCGAAGATATCTTCAAGAAGCAAGGTCATTATCGTTAACACTCCTAATAATCCTACAGGTGCTGTTTTTTCTAAGGATAGTGTCAAGGCATTAGTTGATATTGCTAAGGATCATGGTTTGCACATAATTAGTGATGAGATTTATGAGAAGTTAATATATGAGGGCGAACATGTTTCTCCAGCGTCTTACGATCTGAACCGTGTTATACTTGTGAACGGTTTTTCTAAAGCTTTTGCTATGACTGGTTGGAGAATTGGTTATGCTGTAGCGTCTGAGGATTTAATAAAGAGGATGGAGAAATTTGTTCAACATACTTTAACGTGCCTTCCTGTCTTTATTCAGAGAGCCGCTATTAAGGCATTAGAATTAGGTGCTGAAGTTTATTCCAAATATGTAAAGGAGTATAAAGAGAGAAGAGATTTTCTCTTGAGTGAGCTCAGTGGTGTAAGAAATTTAAAAATAATTAAGCCTGCAGGTACTTTTTATCTGTTTCCTAGGTATGAAGTTGATATGGATTCCCAAAGTATAGCAAGTATGATGCTTAAGAAAAAGAAAGTTCTTATTGTTCCTGGATCTGCATTCGGTAAAAACGGGGAATATCATTTCAGAATTTCATTTGCTACTTCTATGAAAAATGTAAAAGAGGGTGCGCGCAGGATTAAAGAATTCTTTGATGAAGTGGAAAACAATTTATGA
- a CDS encoding amidohydrolase: protein MCGGFMNFNVKGFINGNIYVSFKPLRVVSALVSYNGRIIYAGNSNKAKRLVVLFNGRIIDLEGKTVIPGFVDSHVHLDSLGLSLNTLDLRGVDSISGLKERLRKYYEGHKDFTWIIGRGWDQELFIEKRWPNHWDLDEVISDKPVFLERICGHAAVVNTKALEVTGLLEKIPESAYFLKNENKTLTGVVVEDAVDFFRNRLVYNFDEKLKMLRDALFYAASLGVTMNGFVSCSPETFNILQILKMMEGLPARVRVYMNASALDSLLSLGIRRSFGDEYLQIMGIKLFTDGSLGARTAWLTEPYNDDSKTSGIPTIEEEELINLVRKAHDGGLQLAIHAIGDKAIDKVLNAYSHLGNNLAKYRHRIEHASVIRSDQIEKMSKLGVSAAVQPHFIMSDWWAVKRVGEKRAPWVYPFKSMVKSKINIGFSTDSPVEPLNPWETVYAAVTRGGKNVDLYKYTMKEKFSVSEALHYYTAGSAYLLFEDENTGTLQKGKYADFIVIDKDPLEVEIEELRSIKTLMTVVSGNAVFSQFSP from the coding sequence ATGTGTGGTGGTTTTATGAATTTTAATGTTAAGGGTTTTATTAATGGAAATATTTATGTTTCATTTAAGCCTTTAAGGGTGGTTTCTGCTCTTGTGTCCTATAATGGGCGTATAATTTATGCCGGTAATTCTAATAAGGCTAAACGGTTAGTTGTACTGTTTAATGGACGTATTATCGATCTGGAGGGCAAAACTGTTATCCCTGGTTTTGTTGATTCTCATGTACACCTCGACAGTTTGGGTCTTTCTCTTAATACTCTTGATCTACGTGGTGTTGATTCTATAAGTGGACTTAAAGAACGTTTGAGAAAATATTATGAGGGACATAAGGACTTTACGTGGATAATAGGAAGAGGTTGGGATCAGGAATTATTTATAGAAAAAAGATGGCCTAATCATTGGGATCTTGATGAAGTAATTTCTGATAAACCTGTTTTTCTTGAAAGAATCTGTGGACATGCTGCCGTTGTAAATACAAAAGCTCTTGAGGTAACAGGTTTACTTGAAAAAATACCTGAATCTGCGTATTTTCTTAAAAATGAAAATAAAACTCTTACTGGTGTGGTTGTCGAAGACGCAGTTGATTTTTTCAGGAATCGATTAGTATATAATTTTGACGAGAAATTAAAAATGTTGCGAGATGCCTTATTTTATGCTGCGTCATTAGGTGTAACCATGAATGGTTTTGTTTCATGTAGTCCCGAAACGTTTAACATTCTACAGATCCTAAAAATGATGGAGGGTTTGCCTGCGAGAGTTAGGGTTTACATGAATGCTTCAGCTTTAGATTCGTTATTATCATTGGGTATTAGGAGGAGCTTTGGCGACGAATACTTACAAATCATGGGTATAAAGCTTTTTACGGATGGTTCTCTTGGCGCACGTACAGCATGGCTCACAGAACCTTATAATGATGATTCAAAAACTTCAGGAATACCAACAATCGAAGAAGAGGAATTAATAAACCTAGTGAGAAAAGCTCACGATGGAGGATTGCAACTGGCTATTCATGCTATTGGTGATAAAGCTATTGATAAAGTATTAAACGCTTACAGCCATCTTGGGAATAATTTAGCAAAATATAGACATAGAATTGAACATGCGTCAGTAATTAGATCTGATCAAATTGAGAAAATGAGCAAGCTTGGTGTATCTGCTGCAGTACAACCTCACTTTATCATGAGTGATTGGTGGGCTGTTAAAAGGGTAGGAGAGAAAAGAGCTCCATGGGTATATCCGTTTAAATCAATGGTTAAATCCAAAATCAATATTGGTTTTTCAACAGATAGTCCCGTTGAACCGTTGAATCCATGGGAAACTGTTTATGCAGCAGTAACAAGAGGTGGAAAAAACGTAGATCTTTATAAATATACTATGAAAGAAAAATTCTCGGTTAGTGAGGCACTTCATTATTACACTGCAGGCTCAGCATATTTATTATTTGAAGATGAAAATACAGGCACACTGCAGAAAGGAAAGTATGCAGATTTCATAGTTATTGATAAGGATCCATTGGAGGTGGAAATAGAAGAATTGCGTTCAATAAAAACATTAATGACTGTAGTCTCTGGAAATGCTGTGTTCTCACAATTTTCTCCTTAA